Within the Thermococcus sp. CX2 genome, the region GTTGACTATGACCACTTCCTCGCCCTCGAGGAGCATCTTGGCGACCTTTGAGGCGAGTCTCCCAAGTATGAGTCCTTCAGCGTTAATAATCCTCATGGCCCATCACTCCATTATGATTACTCCACTTCCCTTCGGGTTTCTCTCGAGGAGCTCCTCAATCGTGATAGCCTCCCCACCGGCTTCGGCTATCTTCCTCTTAGCCGTCTCACTGAACTTCCAGGCAGCAACGACAACCTTGTGCTCGAGCTTTCCGGCACCGAGGACGCTTCCTGGAACGATAACGGTGTCACCCTCTTTGGTGTAGCGGTTGATCTTGCTGACGTTCACTTCAGCCCTCTG harbors:
- a CDS encoding 50S ribosomal protein L18e, which gives rise to MKRTGPTDINLRRLIRYLRKKSNEEGVKIWKDIAWRLERPRRQRAEVNVSKINRYTKEGDTVIVPGSVLGAGKLEHKVVVAAWKFSETAKRKIAEAGGEAITIEELLERNPKGSGVIIME